The proteins below are encoded in one region of Bremerella sp. P1:
- a CDS encoding prenyltransferase/squalene oxidase repeat-containing protein has protein sequence MAQVDADQESHEEEHEEQKPKFASRFMLFTAVPSWLISLVVHLVFFLILLTIFMPPVKKDKRTLTINDSADAEEIEELVMEEFEPIDEQTLEFDDPPEQPEEAILSDEIVVSEFQEEMAATQMVELSDFAEETMPFSDIMSEVAGVDGNATSGRGQATRTQMLRENGGTGASEQAVVWGIQWIAEHQLQDGTWSFDHRRGAKKPGSKDWGSFGDSPRAATAMALLPFLGSGITHKEGKYKKQVEAGLGSLIKLMEVRGDTGSFREQEGNMYSHGLATIAVCEAYAMTQDKNLLGPAQYSINYIQAAQDPVGGGWRYQPRQPGDTSVVGWQLMGLKSGHMGYLSVRKNTIAGAIKFLDSVQTKNGAAYGYADAGSKPSMNAVGLLCRMYTGWKKENPALQQGVADLGKRGPSLGGNSDMYYNYYATQVMRQYGGSDWETWNEKMREFLIKQQVPQGQPEAGSWHFNGPHTERGGRLYNTSLSLLTLEVYYRHLPIYKANASEEDFPL, from the coding sequence ATGGCTCAAGTTGACGCTGATCAAGAATCGCACGAAGAAGAACACGAAGAACAGAAGCCAAAGTTCGCCTCGCGCTTCATGTTGTTTACGGCGGTTCCCTCGTGGCTGATCAGTTTGGTTGTCCATCTGGTCTTCTTCCTTATTTTGCTGACGATCTTTATGCCGCCAGTGAAGAAGGATAAGCGCACTCTGACCATCAACGATTCCGCCGACGCGGAAGAGATTGAAGAACTGGTCATGGAAGAGTTCGAGCCGATCGACGAACAGACGCTCGAATTCGATGATCCACCAGAGCAGCCGGAAGAAGCCATCTTGAGCGACGAGATCGTCGTCTCGGAATTTCAGGAAGAGATGGCCGCCACGCAGATGGTCGAGCTGAGTGACTTCGCCGAAGAGACGATGCCATTCTCGGACATCATGAGCGAAGTGGCAGGCGTCGATGGCAATGCGACTTCCGGTCGCGGTCAGGCCACGCGTACTCAGATGCTGCGTGAAAATGGTGGTACTGGGGCCAGCGAACAGGCCGTGGTTTGGGGTATCCAGTGGATTGCCGAGCATCAATTGCAAGACGGTACCTGGAGCTTCGATCATCGCCGCGGTGCCAAGAAGCCTGGCAGTAAGGACTGGGGATCGTTCGGCGATTCGCCTCGTGCTGCGACCGCCATGGCCTTGTTGCCGTTCCTTGGTTCCGGCATCACGCATAAAGAAGGTAAGTACAAGAAGCAGGTCGAAGCGGGCCTTGGTTCTTTGATCAAGCTGATGGAAGTTCGTGGCGACACAGGCAGCTTCCGCGAGCAAGAAGGCAACATGTATTCGCACGGCCTGGCGACCATCGCTGTCTGCGAAGCGTACGCCATGACGCAGGATAAGAATCTGCTGGGTCCTGCTCAGTACTCCATCAATTACATTCAGGCCGCCCAAGACCCGGTTGGTGGTGGTTGGCGATACCAGCCACGACAGCCAGGGGATACTTCGGTTGTGGGTTGGCAGTTGATGGGCCTCAAGAGTGGTCACATGGGCTACCTGAGCGTTCGTAAGAACACCATCGCTGGGGCGATCAAGTTCCTCGATTCGGTCCAGACCAAGAATGGTGCCGCTTACGGTTATGCCGATGCCGGCAGCAAGCCTTCGATGAATGCGGTGGGGCTGCTGTGCCGCATGTACACCGGCTGGAAGAAAGAGAACCCAGCCCTGCAGCAAGGCGTGGCCGATTTGGGTAAACGTGGTCCAAGTCTGGGTGGCAACTCCGACATGTACTACAACTACTACGCGACGCAGGTCATGCGTCAGTATGGAGGTTCTGACTGGGAAACCTGGAATGAGAAGATGCGAGAATTTCTCATCAAGCAGCAGGTTCCTCAAGGTCAGCCTGAAGCCGGTAGCTGGCACTTCAATGGACCGCACACCGAACGGGGTGGTCGTTTGTACAACACCTCGCTGTCGCTGCTGACTCTGGAGGTTTACTACCGCCACTTGCCGATCTACAAAGCGAACGCCTCGGAAGAAGACTTCCCGCTGTAA
- the rpmG gene encoding 50S ribosomal protein L33 — protein MAKKNKKAETVFLVCEETGDYNYSLRRKPGGEKLRLKKYCPRLRKHTMHNEKKK, from the coding sequence ATGGCCAAGAAGAATAAGAAAGCTGAAACTGTATTTCTCGTTTGCGAAGAAACGGGCGACTACAACTACTCGCTCCGCCGCAAGCCTGGTGGCGAAAAGCTTCGCCTGAAGAAGTACTGCCCTCGTCTGCGTAAGCACACGATGCACAACGAAAAGAAGAAATAA
- a CDS encoding HisA/HisF-related TIM barrel protein: MTSHSDRPAWYDAILPVIDLRFGQVVRGIAGRRDEYQPVESRYTDDSRPGSIAHVYVSMFGFQDCYVADLNAIVEGQMDVAALEAIAVQGLKVWLDAGIGSVRQWEACQEALRDWRPYRWIVGLESLESWGALEELLTQISPERLVFSLDMKAGELLSAGEDFAAMSPEQVARRAAEMGVKSMILLDLAAVGEGKGSQTKSLMQALKKELPEVELLGGGGMSWPEDVETLSQCGASRVLVASALHDGRIAPHLG, from the coding sequence TTGACTTCACATTCTGATCGACCTGCCTGGTATGACGCCATTCTGCCGGTGATTGACCTGCGGTTTGGTCAGGTCGTGCGTGGCATTGCCGGGCGTCGTGATGAATATCAGCCGGTCGAATCCCGTTACACCGACGATTCGCGGCCTGGCAGTATTGCTCATGTCTATGTCTCGATGTTCGGATTTCAGGACTGTTATGTTGCCGATCTGAACGCGATCGTTGAAGGGCAAATGGATGTCGCCGCGCTGGAAGCGATCGCCGTACAGGGGCTGAAGGTCTGGCTTGATGCCGGCATTGGCAGTGTGCGGCAGTGGGAAGCATGCCAGGAAGCCCTTCGCGATTGGCGTCCCTATCGCTGGATTGTGGGACTGGAGTCGCTGGAAAGTTGGGGTGCGCTCGAGGAGTTACTCACACAGATCTCGCCTGAGCGACTCGTCTTTAGCCTGGACATGAAAGCGGGAGAGCTGCTGTCCGCTGGCGAAGACTTCGCAGCGATGAGCCCAGAGCAAGTTGCACGACGAGCGGCTGAGATGGGTGTGAAGTCGATGATCCTGCTCGATCTGGCGGCGGTCGGTGAAGGGAAGGGGAGTCAGACGAAATCGCTCATGCAGGCGCTCAAGAAGGAGCTGCCAGAGGTCGAACTGCTGGGTGGGGGCGGAATGAGCTGGCCTGAGGATGTCGAGACGCTTTCCCAGTGCGGGGCCTCGCGGGTCTTGGTGGCATCAGCACTACACGATGGGCGAATCGCGCCGCATCTTGGTTAG
- the recJ gene encoding single-stranded-DNA-specific exonuclease RecJ, which yields MDATWRILPHDMAIVRNLERAASIPPVVAQLLVCRGIRDVDAAREFLDAKLSGLRDPELLPGVKEAAAAIHAAAHADKKITIYGDYDADGITSTAILYRCLKLMGASVSYYVPHRIDEGYGLNNEALDKLAERETDLVITVDCGIASVAEAKHAKHLGLELIVTDHHEMGDELPDASVLVHPRLPGTNYPFGGLCGAGVALKLAWALCQLECDSKRVTDRYKNYLLSAVGLASIGTVADVVPLTDENRLLVRHGLNCLREFPVPGVSALAKITGLSDKPSLASDDIGFTLAPRLNAAGRLGQAQLAIELLTTDSNERAAALADYLHQLNDSRSSLERSVQLAASKQIKDEFDPENDPALVLAGHGWHPGIIGIVAGRLSDKYNRPVVMIALDEAGVKPGVGSCRSANGLNLHEALQACDHLLLGHGGHAAAAGLQIDEAQIENFRHEFCEYAAANVTDEDRVAELVIDAEAPFTQLTRQIVEQIDQLGPFGQSNPRPLMCATGAKLAAPPRKIGGGERHLAIQLEHHGVKIRGVAFGRGEWADELEATEGPLDIAYHPVINTFRGRSNVELQLVAWKPTESKIPVNQSG from the coding sequence ATGGATGCGACCTGGCGAATTCTTCCGCACGACATGGCCATCGTTCGTAACCTAGAACGAGCCGCTAGCATTCCCCCGGTAGTTGCCCAGCTATTGGTTTGCCGCGGTATTCGCGATGTGGATGCGGCCCGCGAGTTCCTCGACGCCAAGCTCTCGGGCCTGCGAGATCCGGAACTCTTGCCGGGCGTCAAAGAAGCCGCGGCGGCAATTCATGCCGCGGCCCACGCCGACAAGAAGATCACCATCTATGGCGACTACGACGCTGACGGGATCACCTCGACCGCGATTCTGTACCGCTGCTTGAAGCTGATGGGAGCTTCCGTTTCATACTACGTCCCTCATCGCATCGACGAAGGGTACGGCCTGAACAACGAAGCCTTAGACAAGCTGGCCGAGCGCGAGACCGACCTGGTTATCACGGTTGACTGCGGCATCGCCAGCGTGGCCGAAGCCAAGCATGCCAAGCACTTGGGTCTGGAGCTGATCGTCACCGACCACCACGAGATGGGCGACGAACTACCCGATGCGTCGGTCCTGGTTCACCCCCGCCTGCCTGGAACGAACTATCCCTTTGGTGGCCTGTGCGGAGCCGGCGTCGCGTTGAAGCTTGCCTGGGCACTGTGCCAACTGGAATGCGATTCCAAGCGAGTGACCGATCGCTACAAGAACTACTTACTGTCCGCCGTGGGACTGGCCTCGATCGGAACCGTCGCCGACGTCGTTCCCCTGACCGACGAAAACCGGCTGTTGGTTCGTCATGGCCTGAACTGCCTGCGCGAATTCCCCGTGCCTGGCGTTAGCGCCCTGGCGAAGATTACCGGACTGAGCGATAAGCCGAGCCTGGCTAGCGACGACATTGGTTTCACGCTGGCCCCACGCCTGAACGCCGCCGGACGTCTCGGCCAAGCTCAGCTTGCGATCGAACTACTGACGACCGATTCCAACGAACGCGCGGCCGCACTGGCCGACTATCTGCATCAGCTTAACGACAGTCGCTCGAGCCTGGAGCGAAGTGTTCAGCTGGCCGCCTCGAAGCAAATCAAAGACGAGTTCGATCCGGAGAACGATCCGGCGCTGGTTCTCGCCGGTCACGGCTGGCACCCAGGCATCATCGGCATCGTCGCCGGTCGACTTTCCGACAAGTACAACCGCCCGGTAGTGATGATCGCGCTAGACGAAGCTGGCGTCAAACCAGGCGTCGGTTCCTGCCGTTCGGCGAACGGCTTGAATCTTCACGAGGCCCTCCAGGCCTGCGACCACTTACTCCTGGGACACGGTGGCCACGCCGCGGCAGCTGGCCTGCAAATCGATGAAGCTCAGATCGAGAACTTCCGCCACGAGTTCTGCGAGTACGCCGCCGCGAACGTCACCGACGAAGACCGCGTCGCCGAACTGGTCATCGACGCCGAGGCCCCCTTCACGCAGCTGACCCGACAGATCGTCGAGCAGATCGACCAGCTTGGCCCGTTCGGTCAGAGCAACCCGCGTCCCTTGATGTGTGCCACCGGAGCCAAGCTGGCAGCCCCACCGAGAAAGATCGGCGGCGGCGAACGCCACTTGGCTATTCAGCTCGAACATCACGGCGTCAAAATCCGAGGCGTCGCCTTCGGCCGAGGCGAATGGGCCGACGAGTTGGAAGCCACCGAAGGGCCTCTCGATATCGCCTATCACCCGGTCATTAACACCTTCCGCGGCCGTAGTAACGTGGAGCTGCAACTGGTTGCCTGGAAGCCGACCGAGTCGAAAATCCCGGTGAATCAGTCAGGTTGA
- a CDS encoding prenyltransferase/squalene oxidase repeat-containing protein: MQANTSSANHDIASHQGAAAPDTRVRFRFRKLVLLSMDRVKGGISFFASAAVHFILLIILALWVAPTGPGGNSGEITLLPYEQLPEDLSIIQTVTPIEISQAQDTMQQELQTDSAAAGELTKLTEPLPSQFADNSQAATLETTNALQKNLPWQMAVPSKNGGGFQGRNGELQKELLSARGGSPATEDAVERALRWIAAHQLPDGSWSFNHHEVEVGKLSPNPGEPLTRTGATGLALLPFLGKGYTHMNENPYRDQIEQGLYFLRANMVIGPNGGDLQDGSIYGHGLATLALCEAYAMTGDPALRTEATEAVRFIEYAQHDQGGWRYQPKQPGDISVFGWQLMALKSALLGDIKVDSSTIGMAEFWLDRVQQADGAYYGYQHPGKMLSPTSIGLLSRMYLGWPREDPRMHKGVDFLSDEGPSKTDMYYNYYATNVLCHYGGPQWEGWNDELKAYLIKTQSRKGYTTGSWYFDDKHARVGGRLYVTCLSAMILEVYYRHMPLYSEKSLDFTF; the protein is encoded by the coding sequence TTGCAAGCCAATACTTCCAGCGCGAATCATGACATCGCGTCCCATCAGGGGGCGGCGGCTCCCGATACGCGCGTGCGGTTTCGCTTTCGTAAGTTGGTCTTGCTTTCGATGGATCGCGTCAAAGGAGGCATCAGCTTCTTTGCCAGTGCGGCGGTTCATTTCATTCTGCTGATCATCCTGGCGTTGTGGGTCGCTCCGACGGGGCCAGGTGGTAACTCCGGCGAGATCACCTTGTTGCCGTACGAGCAGCTGCCTGAGGATCTATCGATCATCCAGACGGTGACACCAATCGAAATCAGCCAGGCTCAAGACACCATGCAGCAAGAGCTGCAAACCGACTCGGCCGCAGCCGGTGAGCTAACGAAGCTGACCGAGCCGCTTCCCAGTCAGTTCGCCGACAACAGTCAGGCCGCAACCTTGGAGACGACCAATGCCTTGCAGAAGAACCTGCCTTGGCAGATGGCAGTCCCCTCGAAGAACGGAGGCGGCTTTCAAGGGCGAAATGGTGAGCTCCAGAAAGAGTTGCTTTCCGCACGGGGCGGATCACCGGCAACGGAAGACGCCGTCGAGCGTGCGCTGCGCTGGATCGCCGCCCATCAGTTGCCGGATGGCTCGTGGAGCTTCAACCATCACGAGGTCGAGGTCGGCAAGTTAAGCCCTAACCCAGGCGAACCGCTCACACGAACCGGCGCGACCGGGCTGGCCCTGCTGCCGTTTCTGGGCAAGGGCTATACGCACATGAACGAAAACCCCTATCGAGATCAGATCGAGCAGGGGCTCTACTTTCTGCGGGCCAATATGGTCATTGGTCCTAACGGTGGTGACCTGCAAGATGGATCGATATACGGTCACGGGCTGGCCACGCTGGCGCTGTGCGAAGCGTACGCAATGACTGGTGACCCGGCTCTGCGGACTGAAGCCACCGAGGCGGTTCGCTTCATCGAATATGCCCAGCACGATCAAGGTGGCTGGCGTTACCAACCCAAGCAGCCAGGCGACATCAGTGTGTTCGGCTGGCAGCTGATGGCGCTCAAGAGCGCGCTGCTGGGCGATATCAAGGTCGACAGTTCGACGATCGGGATGGCCGAGTTCTGGTTGGATCGCGTGCAGCAGGCCGATGGTGCCTACTATGGTTATCAACATCCGGGGAAGATGCTTTCGCCCACGTCGATCGGGCTGCTGAGCCGCATGTATCTGGGTTGGCCGCGGGAAGATCCACGGATGCATAAGGGGGTTGACTTTCTATCGGACGAAGGACCCTCGAAGACGGATATGTACTACAACTACTACGCCACCAACGTGCTGTGTCACTATGGTGGTCCTCAGTGGGAAGGCTGGAACGACGAGCTCAAGGCCTACCTGATCAAGACGCAGTCGCGCAAAGGCTACACGACTGGCAGCTGGTACTTCGACGACAAGCATGCACGGGTAGGGGGGCGATTGTACGTAACGTGTCTCTCGGCGATGATCTTGGAAGTCTATTATCGCCACATGCCTTTGTACTCGGAGAAGTCGCTTGACTTCACATTCTGA
- a CDS encoding Na(+)-translocating NADH-quinone reductase subunit A, whose product MPQRITISKGLNLPIAGKPKQSVEEIADVRKVALIGRDYIGMKPTMLVAEGDTVQLGQPLFEDKKTPGVLYTSPAAGKVVEVNRGAKRKFLSVVIEVEGDDKVAFESFSEGNLVGLDREKVEANLVKSGLWTAFRTRPFGKVPALGTSPRSIFVTAIDTSPLAADPAPIIKGSEIEFIAGLEAISNLTEGKVHVCQAPGAALPGSDLQFVNAVEFDGKHPAGLAGTHIHFLDPVGPGRVVWYLGYQDVIAIGNLFRTGELDTRRVISLAGPGVKEPRLIKAPMGSSIEDLTKDQLNEGTMRKISGSVLCGYESAGVEAYLGRYHTQVSVLAEGLEREMFGWLAPGFKKFSVKSVFASFLSPGELNMTTTANGSHRAIVPIEAYETVMPLDIEPTALLKSLIVEDTDSAQALGCLELEEEDIALCTFVDTGKHDFGTILRKNLTRIEAEG is encoded by the coding sequence ATGCCACAGCGGATCACGATTAGCAAAGGCTTGAATCTGCCCATCGCAGGCAAGCCGAAACAGTCGGTAGAAGAAATCGCAGACGTCCGTAAAGTTGCGTTGATCGGTCGCGATTACATCGGCATGAAGCCGACGATGTTGGTTGCCGAAGGGGATACCGTCCAACTCGGACAGCCCCTGTTTGAAGACAAAAAGACGCCTGGGGTGCTCTACACCTCACCGGCGGCTGGCAAAGTGGTTGAAGTTAACCGCGGTGCCAAGCGTAAGTTTCTGTCGGTCGTGATCGAAGTCGAAGGGGACGATAAAGTCGCCTTTGAATCGTTCAGCGAAGGCAACCTGGTCGGTCTCGATCGCGAAAAGGTCGAAGCCAACCTGGTGAAGTCCGGCTTATGGACCGCCTTCCGCACGCGACCTTTCGGCAAGGTTCCTGCCTTGGGGACTTCCCCACGGTCGATCTTTGTCACGGCGATTGATACCAGCCCCTTGGCTGCTGATCCGGCCCCGATCATCAAGGGCAGTGAGATCGAATTCATCGCCGGTCTGGAAGCGATCAGCAACTTGACCGAAGGTAAGGTCCACGTCTGCCAGGCTCCGGGAGCCGCACTCCCAGGCAGCGACCTGCAATTTGTCAACGCGGTCGAATTCGACGGCAAGCATCCTGCTGGTTTGGCGGGAACGCACATTCACTTCCTCGATCCGGTCGGTCCTGGCCGCGTCGTGTGGTACCTCGGTTACCAAGACGTGATCGCCATCGGTAATTTGTTCCGTACCGGCGAACTCGATACCCGTCGCGTGATCTCGCTGGCTGGTCCCGGCGTCAAAGAGCCGCGTCTGATCAAGGCTCCCATGGGTTCGAGCATCGAAGACCTGACCAAAGATCAGCTCAACGAAGGCACGATGCGAAAGATTTCGGGCTCCGTGCTTTGCGGTTACGAGTCCGCAGGCGTCGAAGCTTACCTCGGCCGCTACCACACCCAGGTATCGGTCCTGGCAGAAGGGCTCGAACGCGAGATGTTCGGTTGGCTCGCACCGGGCTTCAAGAAGTTCTCGGTGAAGTCGGTGTTTGCTTCGTTCCTCTCGCCTGGCGAGCTGAACATGACGACCACGGCCAACGGTAGCCACCGTGCGATCGTGCCGATCGAAGCTTACGAGACGGTCATGCCGCTGGACATCGAACCAACGGCGCTGCTCAAGTCACTTATTGTCGAAGACACCGATTCCGCTCAGGCGTTGGGCTGCTTGGAATTGGAAGAAGAAGATATCGCCCTGTGTACGTTTGTGGACACCGGGAAACACGATTTCGGTACCATTCTGCGGAAGAACCTGACCCGCATTGAAGCCGAAGGATAG
- a CDS encoding efflux transporter outer membrane subunit, whose product MRPYSAYAHGAQLGFNRLSVAALLACFALLPVAGCGIPEYCCVDPNPYVPGDFGVESNSVNVAQVGVYDFFNDPDLAQLIAEGLASNQELKIRNQEVQLALNEITARRGAYLPFVSVSADGGFERTSKWTPLGAAEDQLFTPTGGEFSDPLPNVRLSANLFWRVDIWRELRNARDAAAQRYAEAVEVRDYYVTRLVAEIAENYYELAAYDQRLVYLNQTIEIQKQSIEVAKAQKEAARGTELAVQRFVAEVRKNESQRLIVQQDIIEAENKINFLLGRYPQPVQRGAWEFIQLDSRMLGVGIPAELLQNRRDIRAAERELAASGLDVLVARAQFFPSFDIRANIGYEAFNPRYLFDPGALIASTAGELVAPLINKKAIQAEYRSANARQIQAVYDYQRTVLIAYTEVVNQVSKANNYGKSVELKKSQVAALEESVDVATNLFQNARSEYVDVLFSQRDLLEARVDMIETKQQQLSAIVKAYQALGGGYLLTSSGLTYKDIRCLETPYLPGEVIDVPVMDTREDNNGAQEENLPPLPSEASLSPTSLDSIER is encoded by the coding sequence ATGAGACCGTACTCCGCTTACGCGCATGGGGCACAACTCGGGTTTAACCGTTTGAGTGTTGCAGCGCTACTTGCTTGTTTTGCACTGCTGCCGGTCGCAGGATGTGGGATCCCTGAATATTGCTGCGTTGATCCCAATCCTTACGTGCCTGGGGATTTTGGCGTCGAGTCGAACTCGGTGAATGTCGCCCAGGTCGGCGTGTACGACTTCTTCAATGATCCAGACTTGGCGCAGTTGATCGCCGAGGGCTTGGCTTCCAACCAGGAGCTGAAGATTCGGAACCAAGAGGTGCAACTTGCACTGAATGAGATCACGGCTCGTCGCGGTGCCTATCTCCCCTTTGTCAGTGTCAGTGCTGACGGTGGATTTGAACGAACCAGTAAGTGGACGCCGCTTGGTGCCGCCGAGGATCAACTCTTCACTCCCACAGGTGGCGAGTTCTCCGATCCCTTGCCCAATGTGCGTCTATCCGCGAATCTGTTCTGGCGAGTCGACATCTGGCGAGAACTTCGCAATGCCCGAGATGCTGCCGCACAGCGTTACGCCGAAGCAGTCGAGGTCCGAGACTACTACGTGACTCGCTTGGTTGCCGAGATAGCAGAAAACTACTACGAGTTGGCCGCGTACGACCAACGGCTTGTCTATCTCAATCAGACGATCGAAATTCAGAAACAGAGTATCGAAGTTGCCAAAGCACAGAAGGAGGCGGCTCGAGGTACCGAGTTGGCGGTCCAGCGTTTCGTGGCGGAAGTTCGCAAGAACGAAAGCCAACGCTTGATCGTGCAGCAGGACATCATCGAAGCCGAGAACAAAATCAACTTTCTCTTGGGCCGCTATCCCCAACCGGTGCAGCGTGGCGCATGGGAATTCATCCAACTCGACTCTCGAATGCTCGGCGTAGGAATCCCGGCTGAATTGCTGCAAAACCGACGCGACATCCGCGCTGCGGAACGCGAATTGGCCGCTTCTGGTCTTGATGTCCTCGTGGCAAGAGCTCAGTTCTTCCCAAGCTTCGATATCCGGGCCAACATTGGTTACGAAGCTTTCAACCCGCGTTACCTGTTTGATCCAGGAGCACTCATTGCCAGCACGGCCGGCGAGCTTGTTGCTCCTCTGATCAACAAGAAAGCCATTCAAGCAGAGTACCGCAGTGCCAACGCAAGACAGATCCAAGCGGTATACGACTACCAACGCACTGTCTTAATCGCCTACACAGAAGTCGTGAATCAGGTCAGCAAGGCAAACAACTATGGCAAGAGTGTTGAACTCAAGAAGAGCCAGGTTGCGGCCTTGGAGGAGTCGGTTGACGTCGCGACGAACTTGTTTCAAAACGCACGTTCCGAGTACGTCGATGTGTTGTTCTCGCAGCGTGATCTGCTCGAAGCACGAGTCGATATGATCGAAACCAAGCAGCAGCAACTCTCCGCAATCGTCAAAGCCTACCAGGCACTCGGCGGTGGCTACCTGTTAACGAGCTCAGGGCTGACCTATAAAGACATCCGCTGCCTCGAAACGCCTTACCTGCCAGGCGAAGTCATTGACGTTCCAGTCATGGACACAAGAGAAGACAACAACGGAGCCCAAGAAGAAAACCTTCCTCCACTCCCAAGCGAGGCGAGTTTGTCACCAACCTCACTCGACTCAATTGAACGCTAG